A region from the Rufibacter sp. DG15C genome encodes:
- the rlmB gene encoding 23S rRNA (guanosine(2251)-2'-O)-methyltransferase RlmB translates to MENRNYRDKDGGGRPNYHRQPKVDKMEMVFGLRPILEALNAGKTLEKIYLQKGVNHSISQEISELARAAGVPISIVPIEKLDQLTRKNHQGAVAFLSSVTYLPLDEIVASIFEKGKDPLLLVLDRITDVRNFGAIARNAECMGVDAIVIPSRGAAQINADALKTSAGALNLIAVCRENNLKDTLHFLKESGIRVVACTEKAEEELTDASVDLTGPLAIMMGSEEDGISPEYLKRADVRVKIPMTGQIQSLNVSVASGIVLYETLRQRSKA, encoded by the coding sequence ATGGAGAACAGAAATTACAGAGATAAAGACGGCGGCGGACGCCCAAATTACCATAGACAACCCAAGGTAGACAAGATGGAGATGGTGTTTGGCCTTCGTCCCATTTTAGAAGCGCTCAACGCCGGCAAAACTTTAGAGAAGATCTACCTGCAGAAAGGCGTCAATCATAGCATTAGCCAAGAGATTAGTGAGCTGGCCAGAGCTGCGGGTGTTCCTATTTCTATTGTTCCTATTGAGAAACTGGACCAGCTGACGCGCAAGAATCACCAAGGAGCCGTGGCGTTCCTGTCATCAGTGACGTACTTGCCACTAGACGAGATTGTGGCCTCTATCTTTGAAAAAGGCAAAGACCCTTTGCTGTTAGTGCTGGACAGAATCACGGATGTGCGCAACTTTGGCGCCATTGCCCGTAACGCCGAGTGTATGGGCGTGGACGCGATTGTGATCCCAAGCCGCGGCGCTGCTCAGATTAACGCAGACGCTTTGAAGACCTCTGCCGGCGCCTTGAACCTGATTGCCGTTTGTAGAGAGAATAACCTAAAAGACACGCTTCATTTCTTGAAGGAGTCTGGCATACGCGTAGTGGCCTGTACTGAGAAAGCCGAAGAAGAATTAACCGATGCCTCTGTAGACTTGACAGGGCCTCTTGCCATTATGATGGGAAGCGAAGAGGATGGTATCTCTCCAGAGTATTTGAAGCGCGCCGATGTACGCGTGAAAATTCCGATGACCGGACAGATTCAATCCTTGAACGTGTCCGTGGCCAGCGGTATTGTCTTGTATGAAACCCTTAGACAACGCAGCAAAGCATAA
- a CDS encoding mannose-1-phosphate guanylyltransferase, protein MNANTYVVIMAGGIGSRFWPFSRINHPKQFHDVLGIGESLLQSTVKRFEGICPPEHIYVVTNREYEALVKEHLPNLGEDQLLLEPIGRNTAPCIAFASYKILAKNPNANIVVSPADHVILREEPFKKCINQALEATASQEILVTLGIKPTRPDTGYGYIQFLGSQKDDLKKVKTFTEKPSLEIAQMFLDSGEFVWNSGIFIWSVKAIVHAFELHLSELADTFEEGKAVLNTDREEAFIERAYSHSRNISIDYGIMEKADNVFVIEGDFGWSDLGTWNSLYSVTEKTSEGNVVDGNILLYDVNNCIIKTPKDQLVVVQGLTDYIIAEHDNVLMICRREDEQKVKDFVSDAKSQKGNQYI, encoded by the coding sequence ATGAACGCGAATACCTACGTGGTGATCATGGCCGGCGGCATTGGCAGCCGGTTTTGGCCGTTTAGCCGCATCAACCACCCTAAGCAGTTCCATGATGTACTGGGCATTGGGGAAAGCCTGTTGCAGTCAACCGTGAAGCGGTTTGAAGGCATATGCCCCCCTGAGCATATTTATGTGGTCACCAACAGAGAGTATGAAGCCTTGGTAAAAGAGCATCTACCCAATTTAGGCGAAGACCAGCTACTACTGGAGCCCATTGGCCGTAATACCGCTCCCTGCATTGCCTTTGCCTCTTATAAAATACTAGCCAAAAACCCGAACGCCAATATTGTGGTAAGTCCGGCAGACCACGTCATTCTGCGGGAGGAGCCATTCAAGAAATGCATAAACCAAGCCTTAGAGGCCACTGCTAGCCAAGAAATTTTGGTCACTCTAGGCATAAAGCCTACCCGCCCTGACACCGGCTATGGCTATATTCAGTTCCTAGGTAGCCAGAAAGACGACCTGAAGAAGGTGAAGACCTTCACAGAAAAACCGTCCTTGGAGATTGCCCAAATGTTTCTTGACAGCGGTGAGTTTGTTTGGAACTCGGGTATTTTTATATGGAGTGTAAAAGCCATTGTGCATGCTTTTGAACTACATCTAAGTGAATTAGCAGACACGTTTGAAGAAGGCAAAGCAGTGTTGAACACAGACAGGGAAGAAGCTTTTATTGAAAGAGCCTACTCCCATTCCCGCAACATTTCTATTGACTATGGCATCATGGAGAAGGCGGACAACGTCTTTGTAATTGAGGGCGATTTTGGCTGGTCGGATCTGGGTACATGGAACTCATTGTACAGCGTCACAGAAAAAACTTCTGAGGGCAACGTTGTGGATGGCAACATTCTGCTTTATGACGTGAACAACTGTATCATCAAAACGCCTAAAGACCAATTGGTGGTAGTGCAGGGTTTGACGGACTACATCATTGCAGAGCATGACAACGTGCTCATGATTTGCCGCCGCGAAGATGAGCAGAAAGTGAAGGATTTTGTCTCTGACGCTAAGTCTCAGAAAGGCAACCAATACATCTAA
- a CDS encoding SIS domain-containing protein: protein MNITKNIKNIAKNVLQEEAAAVLKLADYINDEFEACVQAILAIKGRVVVTGIGKSANIATKIVATFNSTGTPALFMHAADAIHGDLGMIQSEDFVICLSKSGNTPEIKVLVPLLKRKGAQLAALVSNTDSYLAQQADFVLNATIEKEACPNNLAPTTSTTAHLALADALAVCLLEARNFTSEDFGALHPGGSLGKRLYLKVEDLYLLNAAPKVSADAALKEIIIEISSKRLGATAVVDSQEALVGIITDGDLRRMLSNHDDLKGIHATDIMTPSPLTIDVDAYAAEALVIMQQKNITQLIVTKSGTFVGFVHLHDLLKEGLI, encoded by the coding sequence TTGAATATCACGAAAAATATCAAAAACATCGCAAAAAATGTCCTGCAGGAAGAAGCGGCGGCGGTGTTGAAATTGGCAGACTACATTAATGATGAGTTTGAAGCCTGTGTGCAGGCTATTTTGGCCATTAAAGGCCGAGTAGTGGTGACTGGAATAGGGAAAAGCGCCAACATTGCCACCAAAATTGTGGCCACCTTCAACTCTACCGGCACGCCCGCCTTGTTCATGCACGCGGCAGACGCCATTCACGGCGACCTTGGTATGATACAATCTGAGGACTTTGTCATCTGCCTCTCCAAAAGCGGCAACACGCCCGAGATAAAGGTGCTGGTTCCCCTGCTTAAGCGCAAAGGAGCGCAATTGGCGGCCCTGGTGTCCAACACAGATTCTTACCTGGCGCAACAGGCAGATTTTGTCCTCAATGCCACCATTGAGAAAGAAGCCTGTCCTAATAACCTGGCGCCCACCACTAGCACCACCGCGCATTTGGCGTTGGCAGATGCTTTGGCGGTTTGTTTGTTAGAGGCTAGAAACTTTACCAGCGAGGACTTCGGGGCTTTGCATCCGGGCGGCTCTTTGGGCAAACGTTTATACTTGAAAGTTGAAGATTTGTATTTGCTGAACGCGGCTCCTAAAGTTTCAGCAGACGCGGCGCTCAAGGAAATCATCATTGAGATTTCTTCCAAACGTTTGGGCGCCACCGCGGTGGTTGACAGCCAAGAAGCTTTGGTGGGCATTATTACGGATGGTGATTTACGCCGCATGCTTTCCAACCATGACGACTTAAAAGGCATTCATGCCACGGACATCATGACGCCTTCCCCGCTCACCATTGACGTAGACGCCTACGCCGCCGAAGCGCTGGTCATTATGCAACAAAAAAACATTACGCAGCTCATTGTCACTAAATCTGGTACCTTTGTGGGGTTTGTGCATCTGCACGATTTGCTGAAAGAAGGATTAATTTAG
- the recQ gene encoding DNA helicase RecQ, translating into MLVKQDNFLKNKLKEVFGYSQFRGNQEAIIQNIMEGKNTFVIMPTGAGKSLCYQLPALAMEGTAIVISPLIALMKNQVDQLNAFGVNAQFLNSTLSKAEINRVKRETISGEVKLLYVAPESLTKEDTLDFLKQAKITFVAIDEAHCISEWGHDFRPEYRKIRGIIDSIGNLPIIALTATATPKVQLDIQRNLQMDDASVFKSSFNRTNLYYEVRPKHQTKKQVIKYIKKNKGKSGIIYCLSRKKVEEIAELLRVNDVKALPYHAGLDAPIRMANQDAFLNEDADVIVATIAFGMGIDKPDVRFVIHYDTPKSIEGYYQETGRAGRDGLEGNCLMFYSYDDIVKLEKFSKDKPVTERDNSKLLLQEMASYADSAVCRRRQLLHYFGEMYNKDCGFCDNCVHPKEKFEAEKELILAIKTVQQTNERFPMDHLVNVLTGMKDQYVESYSHDQLEVYGAGKEHDAAYWSSVLRQALLFDYLEKDIENFGTVKISDKGREYLQKPHPIKFAKDHNFEEEVQQEEEKVETQAAAGHDTVLFDMLKSLRKKLAKEMNLPPYVLFQDPSIKEMATTYPTNKEDLSHIAGVGMGKAQKFGKPFLELITKYVEENEIETAADVVVKTTVNKSKLKIYVIQQIDKKMDLEEIASSKSITMAELIEEIEHICYSGTKLNLDYYINGVLDHERQQEVMDYFMNATTDNMAEAMKELGTDDYTEDDLRLMRIKFLSKYAN; encoded by the coding sequence ATGTTAGTGAAACAAGACAATTTTTTAAAAAACAAATTAAAGGAAGTTTTCGGCTATAGTCAATTTAGGGGCAACCAAGAAGCGATTATCCAAAACATCATGGAAGGCAAGAACACGTTTGTGATCATGCCTACCGGCGCGGGCAAGTCGCTTTGCTACCAGTTGCCAGCGCTGGCCATGGAGGGAACGGCCATTGTCATTTCCCCTTTAATTGCCCTGATGAAGAATCAGGTGGACCAGCTGAACGCCTTTGGCGTGAACGCGCAGTTCCTGAACTCCACGCTTTCCAAAGCAGAAATAAACCGCGTAAAACGGGAGACCATTAGCGGCGAAGTTAAATTGCTGTACGTGGCCCCAGAGTCTTTGACCAAAGAAGACACCCTGGATTTCTTAAAGCAAGCCAAGATTACGTTTGTAGCCATTGACGAGGCGCACTGTATTTCTGAGTGGGGTCATGACTTCAGGCCAGAGTATCGCAAAATCAGAGGCATTATTGACAGCATAGGCAACCTGCCTATTATTGCCCTTACCGCCACGGCCACACCAAAGGTGCAACTGGACATACAGCGCAACCTGCAGATGGACGACGCATCTGTGTTCAAATCCTCTTTCAATAGAACCAACCTGTATTATGAGGTGCGCCCTAAGCACCAAACCAAAAAACAGGTCATCAAATACATCAAGAAGAACAAAGGCAAAAGCGGCATCATTTACTGCTTGAGCCGCAAGAAGGTAGAAGAGATAGCCGAGCTCTTGCGCGTGAACGATGTGAAAGCCTTGCCGTACCACGCCGGTTTGGACGCACCCATCAGGATGGCCAATCAAGATGCTTTCTTGAATGAAGACGCCGACGTGATTGTGGCCACCATTGCCTTCGGCATGGGCATTGACAAGCCAGACGTGCGCTTTGTGATTCATTATGATACGCCTAAGTCCATTGAGGGCTATTACCAGGAGACAGGCCGTGCAGGACGGGACGGACTGGAGGGCAACTGCCTCATGTTCTACAGCTACGATGACATTGTCAAGTTGGAGAAGTTCAGCAAGGACAAACCGGTCACCGAGCGCGACAACTCCAAACTACTGTTGCAGGAGATGGCCTCTTACGCAGACTCAGCGGTGTGTAGAAGAAGACAGCTATTGCATTACTTTGGGGAGATGTACAACAAGGACTGTGGCTTCTGCGACAACTGCGTGCACCCCAAAGAGAAGTTTGAGGCTGAGAAGGAATTGATTCTGGCCATTAAAACGGTGCAGCAGACCAATGAGCGCTTCCCGATGGATCACCTGGTGAACGTGCTCACGGGCATGAAAGACCAGTACGTGGAAAGCTACAGCCATGACCAGCTAGAAGTCTATGGCGCTGGCAAGGAGCACGACGCCGCTTACTGGAGCTCGGTGTTGCGCCAGGCTTTGCTGTTTGACTACCTGGAGAAGGACATTGAGAACTTCGGGACGGTGAAGATTTCTGACAAGGGAAGAGAGTACCTGCAGAAGCCACACCCTATCAAGTTTGCTAAGGACCATAACTTTGAAGAAGAGGTACAGCAGGAAGAAGAGAAGGTAGAGACGCAGGCCGCGGCCGGGCATGACACCGTTCTGTTTGACATGCTGAAGTCTTTGCGGAAGAAGCTGGCCAAGGAGATGAACTTGCCACCATACGTGCTCTTCCAGGACCCGTCCATCAAGGAGATGGCTACCACGTACCCTACCAACAAAGAGGACCTGTCACATATTGCAGGCGTGGGGATGGGCAAGGCCCAGAAGTTCGGGAAGCCGTTCCTGGAGCTCATCACCAAATACGTAGAGGAGAACGAGATTGAAACCGCCGCCGATGTGGTGGTGAAAACCACGGTAAACAAGTCTAAGCTCAAAATCTACGTGATTCAGCAGATAGACAAAAAAATGGACCTGGAGGAGATTGCCTCTTCTAAGTCCATTACCATGGCTGAGTTGATTGAAGAGATTGAGCATATCTGCTACTCGGGCACCAAACTCAACCTGGATTACTACATCAATGGGGTATTGGACCATGAGCGCCAGCAGGAAGTGATGGATTACTTTATGAACGCCACCACTGACAACATGGCCGAGGCGATGAAAGAACTAGGCACTGATGATTACACCGAGGATGACTTGCGTTTGATGCGCATCAAGTTCTTGTCTAAATACGCCAACTAA
- the purD gene encoding phosphoribosylamine--glycine ligase, whose product MNVLIIGSGGREHALAWKLQQSPYCDKIYVAPGNAGTAQIATNVDISTMDFEELAKFATDFNIMMVVVGPEDPLVAGISDYFAEREYLQNILVVGPCKAGAQLEGSKDFSKQFLLKYNIPTAQYQTFTADTLDQGLMYLQQQSFPIVLKADGLAAGKGVVIAKDFEEASFTLKGMLLHSKFGSAGNKVVIEEFLQGIEMSAFILTDGKEYVMLPEAKDYKRIGEEDTGLNTGGMGAVSPVPFANEAFMAKVRERVIEPTLRGLQEENIPYSGFLFIGLMSVNGEPYVIEYNVRLGDPETEAILPRIQSDLFELFKALHDHELGQFNLQIDPRSATTIFLVSGGYPEDYEKGKEIHGLEKEVPQDVYCFHGGTKKNGQGQVVTDGGRVMAITALGNNMEEALKKANLTATHIKWPGRYFRQDIGFDLRKYVAERL is encoded by the coding sequence ATGAATGTCCTCATCATCGGCTCTGGCGGCCGCGAGCACGCCCTCGCCTGGAAATTGCAGCAAAGCCCTTACTGTGACAAAATCTACGTAGCGCCCGGGAACGCCGGCACGGCTCAGATTGCCACCAACGTAGACATCTCCACCATGGATTTTGAGGAACTGGCCAAATTCGCTACGGACTTTAACATCATGATGGTAGTAGTGGGCCCCGAGGATCCTTTAGTGGCGGGCATCTCTGACTATTTCGCGGAGCGGGAATACCTCCAGAACATTCTGGTAGTAGGCCCTTGCAAGGCGGGTGCGCAGCTAGAGGGCAGCAAGGACTTCTCCAAGCAGTTCCTTCTCAAATACAATATCCCCACAGCGCAATACCAGACCTTCACGGCTGACACTCTTGACCAAGGCTTAATGTACCTGCAACAGCAGTCATTTCCTATTGTCTTAAAAGCAGATGGATTGGCTGCCGGAAAAGGAGTGGTCATTGCCAAGGATTTTGAGGAAGCCAGTTTCACGCTCAAAGGCATGCTTTTGCACAGCAAATTTGGCAGCGCGGGCAACAAGGTGGTGATTGAGGAGTTCCTGCAGGGCATTGAAATGTCGGCGTTCATACTAACGGATGGCAAAGAATATGTCATGCTGCCAGAGGCCAAGGATTACAAACGCATTGGCGAGGAAGACACTGGCCTGAACACCGGCGGCATGGGCGCTGTCTCCCCGGTACCGTTTGCCAACGAGGCCTTTATGGCCAAGGTGCGCGAACGCGTCATTGAGCCTACGTTAAGGGGCTTACAAGAAGAGAACATCCCATACTCAGGGTTCTTGTTCATTGGGTTGATGAGCGTGAATGGAGAGCCTTACGTGATTGAATACAATGTGCGTCTGGGGGACCCCGAGACCGAAGCCATTTTGCCCCGCATCCAGTCAGATTTGTTTGAGCTGTTCAAAGCCCTGCATGACCATGAGTTGGGACAGTTCAACCTGCAGATAGACCCGCGGTCGGCCACTACCATCTTCCTGGTTTCAGGCGGTTATCCTGAGGACTACGAGAAGGGTAAAGAAATCCATGGTCTGGAGAAAGAGGTGCCACAGGACGTGTATTGCTTTCATGGCGGCACCAAGAAGAACGGACAAGGTCAGGTAGTGACGGACGGCGGACGCGTCATGGCCATCACCGCCTTGGGCAACAACATGGAAGAAGCGCTCAAAAAAGCCAACCTGACAGCCACGCACATCAAATGGCCGGGCCGCTATTTCAGGCAAGACATAGGTTTTGACCTGCGCAAATATGTAGCCGAGCGATTATAG